The segment ACAGATTCAGAAGTTGAAATAACGGATTTCCTGATGTATTATACTCACCAGGGCACTTCATGAGAAGGAGCGAAGGAGAAAAGGTAGAATGACACGCAACCAGTTCTTTCTGGTGGCATTCATCTGCAGTTTTGCCTACTACATCTTCCCAGGCTATCTGTTCCAGATGCTTACCTCCCTGTCCTGGATCTGTTGGGTATTTCCCATCTCCGTGATTGCCCAACAGCTTGGCTCAGGCCTCCATGGTCTTGGCATTGGTGCAATTGGACTCGACTGGTCATCCATCTCCTCCTACCTTGGAAGCCCCCTTGCTAGCCCCTGGTTTGCCACAGCCAACATTGCAGCTGGCTTCTTCATAGTCATGTACATAATCACACCGATCAACTACTGGTTTAATGTTTACAAGGCACGCAACTTCCCCATCTACTCAGATGGTCTCTACACAGAGTCTGGACAAAAGTACAACGTCTCCAGCATTATGGACTCCCAATTCTATTTTGATACAGATGCCTATGAGAAGAATGGACCATTATACATCAGCACATTCTTCGCTTCCAGCTATGGCCTTGGTTTTGCATGCCTTACCGCAACGGTTTCCCACGTTCTCCTTTTCCATGGAAGGTAGGTTTTGTTACCAATTGGCCCTCTTGGTCCGCTCTGCAAAAGTACATATGAAGCTAAAATTGCAGGTTTTTTTCACAGTGAAATCTGTCAGTTAAGCAAATCAGCTTTCGAGGATAAGAAGATGGATATACATACAAAGCTTATGAGGAGATACAGGCAGGTCCCTGAGTGGTGGTTCATATGCATCCTTGTGGCCAGTGTTGCAGTCACCATGCTTACCTGTGAGTACTACATTGAGCAACTGCAGTTACCTTGGTGGGGAGTACTGCTTGCATGTGCCCTTGCCATTTTCTACACCCTTCCGATTGGAATTATCAAAGCAACAACTAACCAGGTATGGAATCCAAACATGAATGCAGATGCATGATACATATTACAACATATACGGCCCAGGAGCAGAAACACAGCTAACTATACAAATGTAACAGGCTCCAGGCTTGAATATCATCACAGAGTACATCATGGGGTACCTATATCCTGGACGACCCATTGCCAACATGTGCTTCAAAGTATATGGCTACGTTGGCCCACGTCAAGCACTAGAATTTTTGCAAGACTTTAAGTTGGGACACTACATGAAGATTCCCCCAAGGACCATGTTCATGGCTCAGGTCAGTTCAACTAGCCACAAGAATAATAGGTGTTACATTAAAAAAAGATCGATGACCACATGCTCCAGCTATATCTAAAATGACCATTGAAAAATAACAGGTCGTGGGCACTTTGATTGCGGGTTCTGTATACCTTGGAACGACATGGTGGCTCATGGACACAATACCTAATGTGTGCAACAGGGAGTTTCTCCCAGCAGACAGCCCTTGGACATGCCCTTATGATCATTTGTTTTATGATGCATCAGTATTATGGGGCCTTATTGGCCCACGCAGAATATTTGGTGATTTAGGCACTTACTCTGCTGTGAACTGGttcttcctaggcggcgccattGCTCCCTTCCTTGTCTGGTGTACACAGAAAGCATTCCCGGCTCAGAAATGGATCCGACATGTCAATGTGCCTGTATTGATTGGTGCAACCAGC is part of the Sorghum bicolor cultivar BTx623 chromosome 10, Sorghum_bicolor_NCBIv3, whole genome shotgun sequence genome and harbors:
- the LOC8069039 gene encoding oligopeptide transporter 7 gives rise to the protein MASSIHQLEEHGDEEGEDDDRHGSQITSPLLQPSPRRRHGSPEEEEREAGDDDDDDDSSPIEQVALTVPVGDDPATPVLTFRMWMLGTASCAGLSFLNAFFGYRKEPLTITAVSAQIAVLPLGRLMAAALPEGAFFRGRPWAFTLNPGPFNMKEHVLITIFANAGAGAVFGMNLVTSVRVFYGQHMSFFVALLLILTSQVLGFGWAGIFRRYLVEPAAMWWPSNLVQVSLFRALHEKERRRKGRMTRNQFFLVAFICSFAYYIFPGYLFQMLTSLSWICWVFPISVIAQQLGSGLHGLGIGAIGLDWSSISSYLGSPLASPWFATANIAAGFFIVMYIITPINYWFNVYKARNFPIYSDGLYTESGQKYNVSSIMDSQFYFDTDAYEKNGPLYISTFFASSYGLGFACLTATVSHVLLFHGSEICQLSKSAFEDKKMDIHTKLMRRYRQVPEWWFICILVASVAVTMLTCEYYIEQLQLPWWGVLLACALAIFYTLPIGIIKATTNQAPGLNIITEYIMGYLYPGRPIANMCFKVYGYVGPRQALEFLQDFKLGHYMKIPPRTMFMAQVVGTLIAGSVYLGTTWWLMDTIPNVCNREFLPADSPWTCPYDHLFYDASVLWGLIGPRRIFGDLGTYSAVNWFFLGGAIAPFLVWCTQKAFPAQKWIRHVNVPVLIGATSLMPPGTAVNYTTWILIAFLSGYVVYRYRRNWWERHNYLLSGALDAGLAFMAVLLYLCLGLENKSLNWWGNDLDGCPLASCPTAKGITVDGCPAHN